GTGGGAATTCAACCCACCATCTACATAAACACCTGTCTACACCTCTTCAACATGTGAAATCCATAGCAGTGCTGTGTAAATAAGATGGGAAAGAATTGTCTTTCATTTCCAGGTATGTTCTCTCCTGGTTTCGTTACTACCTATTTTCAAAGGAATACATGGAGACTTTTACAAGATCTTGTTAAAACAGTACAAAAAATGTCAGCAGAATGAGTTCCAAGGTAGCAGTATTCTTCTACCACAGACCaagcaaagcagagcaaattTATGACATGAATCTTGTTATTAAAATGCATCTGTGAGAGTATTAGCTCTGAACAGAATCCAGCATCCTATTCAAGAGacattttaagcagaaaaacaacagaagatcATTACTGTAGATGTTAATAGCTttctgcatccatccatccagaaAATGTCTTGTTCTTTGAGTGGTGAAAGTAGCGCAACTTTCTTCCTTATGAATCTACTGtacctgaggactggaggaaggctgacatcactccaatcttcaaaaaaggcaagaaggaggacccagggaactacaggccggttagtctcacctctgtccctgggaaggtaatggagcgactcattctggatgtcgtctccaaacacatagaggaacaggaagttattggaagtggtcagcatggatttaccaagggcaaatcatgcctgaccaatctgatagctttctatgatgttataacaggttggctggatgaggggagagccgtagatgtcatctaccttgaccttagcaaggcttttgacactgtctcccataacatcctcattaggaagctgaggaagtatgggctagatgaggtgacagtgaggtggatcgagagctggctgagtgacagaactcagagggttgtgatcagcagcacagagtgcagttggaggcctgtaaccagtggtgtccctcaggggtcaatacttggaccaattttgttccgtatattcattaatgacctagatgaggggacagagtgtatcctcagcaagtttgctgatgataccaagctgggaggggtggccgacgctccagagggccgtgctgccatccagcgcgacctggacaggctggagagctgggcagagaagaacctaatgaggttcaacaaaagcaagtgtagggtcctgcacctgggaaggaagaatgctaagcaccagtatatgttaggggcggacatgctgggaagcagctctgaggagaaggacctgggggtcctggtagacagcaaattatccatgagccagcagtgtgcccttgtcaccaaaaaggccaatggcatcctgggctgcatagggaagactgtggccagtaggttgagggaggtcattctccccctctgctctgcactggtgaggccacaactggagtactgtgtccagttttgggctccccagttcaagagggacagggaactactggagcgagtccagcgtagggcaaccaagatgattatgggactggagcacctcccttatgaggaaaggctgaaagagctcggactctttagcctggagaagagaaggttgaggggggacctgattaatgtttacaagtatctaaagggtgggtttaaggaggacggagccaggctcttctcaatggttcccagtgacaggacaaggggcaatgggcacaagctagaacataggaagttccgttcaaatacacggaaaaacttctttacggtgagggtgacagagcactggaacaggctgcccagggaggttgtggagtcccctactctggagattttcaagacttgcctggatgcagccctgagggatgtgctttaggcaatcctgctctagcaggggagttggactagatgatctctagaggtcccttccaactctgaagattccgtgattccatgattctttctCCCAAACGCCTCTGCTGCGATAGTCCCACTTTCCCACTAAGACCATGTTCAGgccacctccccatcccctcaCCTCCATTTTTGGGGTTCCCCACACAAGGGCCAGCCACAGCTGACAGCAGCATGCGCGCTTAGCGATTCGGTGCACGCTGCAAAGTTGCCATTACCAGAAAAAGAGTCCCGTGCCCAGCTGGCAGGTCTCTGCTTGAGCACTGTCATCAACAGGACTTCTCTGCGTCACCCCGCCTCTGATTTACCACATGGATATACCATGGATGGCAGAGAAACAGAGCCCTCGGTGCGCTCCTGCTTCTGCCTGAGAGGCCCAACGAGCAGCTGCAGGCACCGTACCCAGAACGTGATttacaaaacccaaagaaagcgTTGCTGCCATCTAAAAGGCCCATAGAGGGCAGGTGGGCTGGCAGAGGCTTCCCCAAGCATGGATACTGCTGGGATTTCTGCTCCAGCCTGGCACCCCCAAAACACTCCGGTAGTTACAGCTGCCACAACCTGCTTTCACATCCCCCATCGTTTGGTGGTTCAACACAGTAAATTTAGCGGGTTTGTTCccaaggcagcagagaggaagagtGCTGGTGGCTGTGAGGAAGCTGCTGTTGTGTGGCAGGCCGCAGGCCTGGCTGCTTCTCAGGGACCGGTGGCCACTGCCAGCCCCTTTAGGGAGGTGCCATTCCTCACAAGCCCACACTTATTTTCCTCAGGAATACATCTAGGATGAACAAAAACGCTCAACTAAGCCACCTCACTCGTAACGCTGCTAGAGAGCTGCCGGATGAAGCACCGGGAGGGAGGAGAACGCAACGCGGCGCGGCGCGCTGCCCCGTGCCGGCAGCAGGACTCGAACCCACTACCTCCCGCTCTCTAGCCCTGCGCGTCAACCCACATCACATGACACACCTCCCTTTCCCCCCGGCCGCGTCCTGCCAGCACTTCCGTAAACATGGCGGCAGCTGAGTGACAGGGGCGGCGGCCAATCGCGGCGCGCGGGGCGCCGCAGGGGGGCGGTCGTCTCCCCTcagcggctgcggcggcgggcggcgggaacGTTAACGGTAACGGTCGCAGTAAGGCTGCCGCGCGCTGctgaggggcggggggaggtggaggggtcTGTCTGTGCCATGGCCGCAGGGCGGACAGGTGGGATGAGCTCTGCTGGCCCGGGAGGCTCCTCTCAGGGCGCTCGGCCGCCTGGGGTCCGTCTGCAGGGCGGGCAGGCGGGGGTAGGCCCGGCAGCCTCGGTGGGGTGGTCCCTCCCCCGCTGAGGGCAGCGGCGGTGGGTGCCGGGCCGCTCCTCAAGGCGGCCTGCTGCTGATGCTCATCCTGAAGGAGCGATGTGCGCTGCTCCTCAGGAGCAGCGAGGCTCGCTGCCTCAGCTGTAGGCTCCCAGTGTTGGAGGGGGTGATGGGATGTGTAGCTGCACTTCAGAGctgatttttcctgttctttcatgCCGAGTGTGGGCAGTTCTGTTTTTCTACAGTTTTCGAGTAAGGTATATCCGCTTCAGAAGTTATTGTGCATGCTTAGTTTTGTTTGGTGCTGATTTCTGCGTGTGTCTCTTAATAATTGTTAAGTCATAAGCATATGTGATAAAATATGCATGcccttgtattatttttttttaatggcataatATAGTAAGTGCTTTGTTTTACTGGTTTATATTTTGATGCATTGTCACAGCCTTACAATGGAGATAAAAGCAGTTGTCAGAAGATATGAAACAAGAAATAAGACAGCAGGAACAGAACTGTCATCCAAATCTCGAGTTGATTGGAGACGCACTAAAAGGGAGCTCATAGTACTTGACAGCGATGACGAATCCTCCTGTACCTCTGAGGAGGGAGACCCTACTGCATCAGAAGATGAAGTAGAGGAAGAAGATGAAACTGTTGAGAACAGCCTTTCAGATCAGGTAGAGAAAAGCCACGATGGGGAAGGAACAGAAGATGGTGAGGAAGAGTGCATCGTGCCTGGGAAGCGTAAAAGGTTGAACACTTCTGTCTTGTATGACAGTGATGATGAAAGTGAGGACAGTGATATAGTTGTTAGAAAAGTTTTTGCTAAGCGCCACTGTATAATGGATGAAGATGAGAGTTCCGAAGAACAGCAGCCTGATAAAACCTGCCCTACAGGAAGTGTTTCTACTAATAGGAAACAGAAGGTGTTTGCAAAATTGAAAGAACTTGCGAAACAAAGAGCAACTCGGAGATCCTGCAGCAGTGAAAATTGTGAGGTCTGGATTTTATCTTTGAAATTCAGTTGCAGAAAATACTGAATATAGGGAAAGGTGAAGACTAATACATATAAatcagggggattttttttgttggatttattCATGACAATAGTTCTGTCGCATTTTAGCTGTTGTCACATTACCTAGATAACAATATTGACTGCTGAAAACCTTTATCTTGAGTTTAATATTAATCACTGAGAACTTTAGAATTTCCTTTCATTTGCTCTTTCTGGCATTCTGATGACTAAGCAGCTTAGAATACAGGTATCTATCTTCTCTATGTAGTcagaaaggaaaaacttcttcatcattcctttttttctgtaaagaagaaATGCATGAGAGGactctcaaattatttttatcaagAAGCAAAATACCTGCTGAAGCTACTTAGAGATCTCACGTTAGCTTAATTCCTACAAATAGACTGAAGAGTGGTACTCTCTTCAGAGATGGCTGATTTAAAGTTGAAAGTAATTGTCATCTAGTACAGAATTACAATTTTTGAAAACATATTATTTCTTGTTAATTGAACAAGGGGTGTTATTAGAAGGTCAAAAATCTTATCCAGTATATGTAGTATGTCATCAATACAAATActgaaaatgcttctgttttaaatacttttttaaatttaattaggaTTCTAATGGTGAATCAGACACAGAAGAGGAACCACTCTGTCACTTCCCCGTCACACCAACAGAAGTTAGTGAAACTGACAGTGACAGCATGAAAGATTTTATAGTAGAGGACGATGACGATGACGACAAAGACGAAGACGACACAGAGCACATAAAGAGTAAAAACCAGTCACAACAGAAGAAACTAAATATATCAAATAGCGAGTTGCTGGCATACTACATCCCAAACTGTAAGATCAAAATTAGTGATGATTCTATATGTATAACTTGCTTGTAGTGCTGTAATCAATATTAATGGATTGTAAGTACAAATACTCCATAATAGGATATGATAGTTTAAAAGCATATTCCTAAATGGCTTCAAATTATTGTGGAAGTATGTGATTTACACAGTGAGCTTTTACAGTCTTTCAGTATCTTACTAAAGGGAGCGTATAAtttgaggggaaggaagggaaaccccattgcacagatttttttaagttgttctGATTTAGGATGAACTGTGCTACCTGTGGTGCAGTTGTTCCTCTGGAGACCTAACAGCATCATGCTCCATCTTGTGATAAATGCTAAGAGCAGCTATGTTAAATCTGGCCAAGTTCTGTTCTGGAGAGTGATGTAAAATTCTTGCTgtgagtttgggggtttttgggtcttgggattttatttttttttaatgtatttttattccatGGCAGTGGGACTTGGGAGCACAGGTCTGTAGAAAATTCCGAATTCGTTGGTCAATTTTGGCCACACTGCACAGAGTGAAAAAACGTGCCAAGTTGATCTTTTATGAAAATTGGTATCTGGATGGAGCAGAGagatttaaaacagaagtttATGCTAGTTATCTTCTTATGTATTTTGTTGTTCAGACACAGGTATGTATTAATTGGACAGTCAGTGCTAGTGTAGATGGTCAAAGCATTTgtggtattttttccccagtaaagaCCTGAGCAGAATTTGAAAGaaagttagaaaaaagaaaaacaacaaaaaaaaaccacgtAAGGCTGGCTTGCTCTGGTTTGCATTATTTCCTGTTATTCATggaaaaagtattattttcttcttttaatgtttGTAGCTCTTACTGTGGTATGGGATTTTCTTGATGAAAGGATGTGTGACTTTAGGATGCTAAAATTCATTAAGATCATTGGCATGAGAAGCAATACTTAAAGGCAAGGTCTCAAGGGTGTGTTTCAATGTTGTACAttgaacttatttttaaatgcatatttaaattactttaaaattcgAAATTTacaataatgggaaaaaaaagaattcttcttAAAGGACTTTTAACATtgcttacatctttttttttttctctttttttttttttttttggtaaattctgGTTATATTGCTTTCTTCCCAGTATCTCGCTGTGATCATTATGTACACTTCAAAAGAATAGTAAAGGCTTTCCTCATAAATGCAATTGATGACACTTTTCTGAGCTCATTATATGGTAAGTAAATTGCATTAAATAATACCATAGTGCATTCAAAGTTATACAAAGACGTTTAATCTAGGGAAAGATGTGTCTCCTGATTTAGAGTATAGGATTGTGAGTCCTGAGATCTGTTCTTAGTTTTGCTGCTCTGTaactttgggaggaaaaaaaatctaactgaaaagGATAGAGTAATTTTGGAAGAATATGTAGACTTCGTTCTTTTAAGCCTAGAAGGCATTCTGAGATGTAGGGAAGTGTTTCTGTGTCACTTATCAGTAGTAACAGTTCCAGCATGAAAGCgaaattaatttcaaagtagATTTCTCAATGAAAACATTACAAGGTCAGCTTATTTGTCAAAATGTCATGTGCTCCATATCTTTTTTGTAGGAATTTGATAGATAATAAACAATTTTAGTTATGGAGAttatatctgattatttttttcctttttttcttttaacatttgtGCTTTCacataaaacaaatacatttcagcTGCAGTCAGTACTTCTCGTC
Above is a window of Larus michahellis chromosome 1, bLarMic1.1, whole genome shotgun sequence DNA encoding:
- the CCDC82 gene encoding coiled-coil domain-containing protein 82 isoform X4, whose product is MCSCTSELIFPVLSCRVWAVLFFYSFRVSLTMEIKAVVRRYETRNKTAGTELSSKSRVDWRRTKRELIVLDSDDESSCTSEEGDPTASEDEVEEEDETVENSLSDQVEKSHDGEGTEDGEEECIVPGKRKRLNTSVLYDSDDESEDSDIVVRKVFAKRHCIMDEDESSEEQQPDKTCPTGSVSTNRKQKVFAKLKELAKQRATRRSCSSENCEDSNGESDTEEEPLCHFPVTPTEVSETDSDSMKDFIVEDDDDDDKDEDDTEHIKSKNQSQQKKLNISNSELLAYYIPNLSRCDHYVHFKRIVKAFLINAIDDTFLSSLYDGTRKKKYAKDMLLSLHYLDDRFIQPRLENLVSRSRWKDRYKERVDCYPDVRIVLKNPENISCQACEMNRYCKFHVLLSGKLYNSRTLEADDFMPDDKQENSKSLAIILALILQSIVRSLFFLTYRSVNVDH
- the CCDC82 gene encoding coiled-coil domain-containing protein 82 isoform X3; amino-acid sequence: MCSCTSELIFPVLSCRVWAVLFFYSFRVSLTMEIKAVVRRYETRNKTAGTELSSKSRVDWRRTKRELIVLDSDDESSCTSEEGDPTASEDEVEEEDETVENSLSDQVEKSHDGEGTEDGEEECIVPGKRKRLNTSVLYDSDDESEDSDIVVRKVFAKRHCIMDEDESSEEQQPDKTCPTGSVSTNRKQKVFAKLKELAKQRATRRSCSSENCEDSNGESDTEEEPLCHFPVTPTEVSETDSDSMKDFIVEDDDDDDKDEDDTEHIKSKNQSQQKKLNISNSELLAYYIPNLSRCDHYVHFKRIVKAFLINAIDDTFLSSLYDGTRKKKYAKDMLLSLHYLDDRFIQPRLENLVSRSRWKDRYKERVDCYPDVRIVLKNPENISCQACEMNRYCKFHVLLSGKLYNSRTLEADDFMPDDKQSESHPGQEGNSRYMASYTSYSACLSFVVRVDAVCQRG
- the CCDC82 gene encoding coiled-coil domain-containing protein 82 isoform X1 — translated: MCSCTSELIFPVLSCRVWAVLFFYSFRVSLTMEIKAVVRRYETRNKTAGTELSSKSRVDWRRTKRELIVLDSDDESSCTSEEGDPTASEDEVEEEDETVENSLSDQVEKSHDGEGTEDGEEECIVPGKRKRLNTSVLYDSDDESEDSDIVVRKVFAKRHCIMDEDESSEEQQPDKTCPTGSVSTNRKQKVFAKLKELAKQRATRRSCSSENCEDSNGESDTEEEPLCHFPVTPTEVSETDSDSMKDFIVEDDDDDDKDEDDTEHIKSKNQSQQKKLNISNSELLAYYIPNLSRCDHYVHFKRIVKAFLINAIDDTFLSSLYDGTRKKKYAKDMLLSLHYLDDRFIQPRLENLVSRSRWKDRYKERVDCYPDVRIVLKNPENISCQACEMNRYCKFHVLLSGKLYNSRTLEADDFMPDDKQVLKVGVVCADRTRVYHNLKHFKYKLYVDCSSVTELDGVEDEPVKDTVERLFSQLEDNGWIQKRYNDLEDYMNDADSFQEEKMD
- the CCDC82 gene encoding coiled-coil domain-containing protein 82 isoform X2, which gives rise to MEIKAVVRRYETRNKTAGTELSSKSRVDWRRTKRELIVLDSDDESSCTSEEGDPTASEDEVEEEDETVENSLSDQVEKSHDGEGTEDGEEECIVPGKRKRLNTSVLYDSDDESEDSDIVVRKVFAKRHCIMDEDESSEEQQPDKTCPTGSVSTNRKQKVFAKLKELAKQRATRRSCSSENCEDSNGESDTEEEPLCHFPVTPTEVSETDSDSMKDFIVEDDDDDDKDEDDTEHIKSKNQSQQKKLNISNSELLAYYIPNLSRCDHYVHFKRIVKAFLINAIDDTFLSSLYDGTRKKKYAKDMLLSLHYLDDRFIQPRLENLVSRSRWKDRYKERVDCYPDVRIVLKNPENISCQACEMNRYCKFHVLLSGKLYNSRTLEADDFMPDDKQVLKVGVVCADRTRVYHNLKHFKYKLYVDCSSVTELDGVEDEPVKDTVERLFSQLEDNGWIQKRYNDLEDYMNDADSFQEEKMD
- the CCDC82 gene encoding coiled-coil domain-containing protein 82 isoform X5; translated protein: MEIKAVVRRYETRNKTAGTELSSKSRVDWRRTKRELIVLDSDDESSCTSEEGDPTASEDEVEEEDETVENSLSDQVEKSHDGEGTEDGEEECIVPGKRKRLNTSVLYDSDDESEDSDIVVRKVFAKRHCIMDEDESSEEQQPDKTCPTGSVSTNRKQKVFAKLKELAKQRATRRSCSSENCEDSNGESDTEEEPLCHFPVTPTEVSETDSDSMKDFIVEDDDDDDKDEDDTEHIKSKNQSQQKKLNISNSELLAYYIPNLSRCDHYVHFKRIVKAFLINAIDDTFLSSLYDGTRKKKYAKDMLLSLHYLDDRFIQPRLENLVSRSRWKDRYKERVDCYPDVRIVLKNPENISCQACEMNRYCKFHVLLSGKLYNSRTLEADDFMPDDKQSESHPGQEGNSRYMASYTSYSACLSFVVRVDAVCQRG
- the CCDC82 gene encoding coiled-coil domain-containing protein 82 isoform X6, whose amino-acid sequence is MEIKAVVRRYETRNKTAGTELSSKSRVDWRRTKRELIVLDSDDESSCTSEEGDPTASEDEVEEEDETVENSLSDQVEKSHDGEGTEDGEEECIVPGKRKRLNTSVLYDSDDESEDSDIVVRKVFAKRHCIMDEDESSEEQQPDKTCPTGSVSTNRKQKVFAKLKELAKQRATRRSCSSENCEDSNGESDTEEEPLCHFPVTPTEVSETDSDSMKDFIVEDDDDDDKDEDDTEHIKSKNQSQQKKLNISNSELLAYYIPNLSRCDHYVHFKRIVKAFLINAIDDTFLSSLYDGTRKKKYAKDMLLSLHYLDDRFIQPRLENLVSRSRWKDRYKERVDCYPDVRIVLKNPENISCQACEMNRYCKFHVLLSGKLYNSRTLEADDFMPDDKQENSKSLAIILALILQSIVRSLFFLTYRSVNVDH